One Oncorhynchus clarkii lewisi isolate Uvic-CL-2024 chromosome 31, UVic_Ocla_1.0, whole genome shotgun sequence DNA segment encodes these proteins:
- the LOC139391174 gene encoding cofilin-2-like, which translates to MASGVTVTDDVITVFNEMKVRKLQANEDEKKKRKKAVLFCLSEDKKHIILEEGQEILTGDVGVTVQDPYLHFVKMLPPDDCRYALYDATYETKETKKEDLVFIFWAPDGAPLKSKMIYASSKDAIKKKFTGIKHEWQVNGLEDIKDRRTLADKLGGSSVVTLEGSPI; encoded by the exons gCTTCCGGGGTGACAGTGACAGATGACGTTATCACAGTCTTCAACGAGATGAAAGTGCGCAAGTTGCAGGCAAACGAGgatgagaagaagaagaggaagaaggcaGTGCTGTTCTGCCTTAGTGAGGACAAGAAGCACATCATCCTGGAGGAGGGTCAGGAGATCCTGACAGGAGATGTGGGCGTCACCGTCCAGGACCCCTACCTGCACTTCGTCAAGATGCTGCCCCCAGATGACTGCCGTTACGCCCTCTATGACGCCACCTATGAGACCAAGGAGACCAAGAAAGAAGACCTGGTCTTCATCTTCTG GGCCCCAGATGGTGCTCCCCTGAAGAGCAAGATGATCTACGCCAGCTCAAAAGATGCCATCAAGAAGAAGTTCACAG GTATCAAACACGAGTGGCAAGTGAACGGTTTGGAAGACATCAAGGATCGACGCACCCTTGCAGACAAGCTCGGCGGCTCATCGGTAGTCACCCTGGAAGGAAGCCCTATATAA
- the LOC139390698 gene encoding serine protease 23-like, with product MSPHPNSGLAHPSTSVLLLSLLLPLSLSSRALLHQDPVHLPSLVPHVPLPLSRSRFSAQTQLDFTTHCNASCYHKGEQERRREHLTEQLAFETLYADGSRTLTTMDVEDEDDYEGTISPALQPPPMRGWRVTSRHRRQKRQIYGADGRFNIRGDHFLLDYPFSTAVRISTGCTGVLVSQRHVLTAAHCVHDGKDYVKGARKLRVGFLTPPYINGTKPSQTPTKIPLVRWVRVKSTRVPKGWIQGPQEVSMDFDYALLELRWPHRRPFMRLSVAPSSDDLAGKRIHFSGFDSDRPGELVYRFCPVEDESNDLIYQHCDARPGASGSGVYGRVWDTALERWERKVIGIFSGHQWLEIDGENRDYNVAVRFTPLKFAQICYWVHGNRVDCIQD from the coding sequence ATGTCTCCACATCCAAACTCTGGCCTGGCTCATCCCTCCACCTCAGTGCTGCTCCTCtcgctcctcctccccctctctctgtcatcccgaGCCCTCCTTCACCAAGATCCCGTCCACCTCCCTTCATTGGTGCCCCATGTACCCCTGCCCCTATCCCGCTCTCGCTTCAGTGCTCAGACTCAATTGGACTTCACCACTCACTGTAACGCCAGCTGCTACCACAAGGGAGAGCAAGAGCGAAGGCGAGAGCACCTGACTGAGCAGCTGGCCTTCGAGACGCTCTATGCGGATGGTTCTCGTACCCTCACCACTATGGATGTGGAGGACGAGGACGATTATGAGGGAACCATCAGTCCTGCCCTTCAACCACCACCaatgagaggatggagagttacCAGTCGGCACAGGCGTCAGAAACGACAGATTTACGGGGCTGATGGGCGCTTCAACATCCGCGGTGACCACTTCCTGTTGGACTACCCGTTCTCCACAGCTGTGAGGATCTCCACCGGCTGCACCGGGGTCCTGGTGTCTCAACGCCACGTTCTGACCGCTGCCCACTGCGTGCATGATGGGAAGGATTACGTCAAGGGAGCCCGTAAACTGAGGGTGGGCTTCCTGACTCCTCCGTACATCAACGGCACCAAGCCCAGTCAGACCCCCACCAAGATACCTCTGGTGCGCTGGGTCCGGGTCAAAAGCACTCGTGTCCCCAAAGGCTGGATCCAGGGCCCCCAGGAGGTCAGCATGGACTTTGACTACGCCCTCCTGGAACTGCGTTGGCCCCACCGCCGGCCCTTCATGCGTCTGTCTGTGGCTCCTTCCTCTGATGACCTGGCAGGGAAACGCATCCACTTCTCTGGGTTTGACAGTGACAGGCCTGGGGAGCTGGTCTACCGCTTTTGTCCTGTGGAGGATGAGTCTAACGACCTGATCTACCAGCATTGTGATGCCCGGCCGGGGGCCAGCGGCTCGGGGGTGTACGGCCGCGTGTGGGACACGGCTCTGGAACGGTGGGAGAGGAAAGTCATCGGCATCTTCTCTGGACACCAGTGGCTGGAGATTGACGGGGAGAACCGAGACTACAACGTGGCTGTGAGATTCACCCCGCTGAAGTTTGCCCAGATCTGTTACTGGGTGCATGGGAACCGAGTGGACTGTATCCAggactga